Proteins from one Methanobacteriales archaeon HGW-Methanobacteriales-1 genomic window:
- a CDS encoding inosine-5-monophosphate dehydrogenase — protein MRVKNIMSEDIVSIDKDQNICDALRVMKKHKMSRLAVINTNQDNVKEMVGMITEKDIANKLGSSKYGNLPPSHFHVSTVMTNELFAVETETDIGYAANLMLENNIGGIPVMADGDVIGLVTKSDLIDTCRGKAYENKSVQNLMSEDLITVSPSDRLVHARRVMMDAKVGRLLVMEEGNLVGLITSKDISRAMISFRKVVPDKHKSARIRNLLVDDVMSQGIRMVSMTSSIPEVAQMMLDQGISGFPVADENKNTVGLITKTDLLDLIVEMEGVN, from the coding sequence ATGCGAGTAAAAAATATAATGTCAGAGGATATTGTTTCCATAGATAAAGACCAGAACATTTGTGATGCTCTCCGAGTCATGAAAAAACACAAAATGTCTCGGCTGGCAGTTATCAATACCAACCAGGATAATGTTAAAGAGATGGTAGGTATGATAACTGAAAAAGACATTGCCAATAAACTGGGGTCATCTAAATATGGAAACTTACCCCCTTCCCATTTTCATGTTTCTACGGTAATGACTAATGAGCTCTTTGCAGTGGAAACTGAAACGGATATCGGCTATGCAGCCAACTTAATGCTGGAAAATAATATTGGTGGAATTCCAGTAATGGCTGATGGCGATGTGATTGGCCTGGTTACTAAATCCGATCTCATAGACACTTGCCGAGGTAAAGCATATGAAAACAAGTCTGTTCAGAATTTAATGAGTGAGGATCTAATCACGGTTTCTCCTTCTGACAGACTAGTTCATGCCCGGAGGGTCATGATGGATGCCAAAGTGGGTCGGCTCCTGGTAATGGAAGAGGGAAACTTAGTGGGATTAATAACATCTAAAGATATTTCCCGAGCCATGATATCCTTTAGAAAAGTTGTTCCAGATAAACACAAATCTGCCAGAATCAGAAATCTTCTGGTGGATGATGTAATGTCTCAAGGAATTCGTATGGTTTCTATGACGAGCTCCATTCCTGAAGTGGCACAAATGATGCTGGATCAAGGTATAAGTGGATTTCCAGTAGCAGATGAGAATAAAAATACGGTAGGCCTAATAACAAAAACAGATCTGCTGGATTTAATTGTTGAAATGGAGGGGGTTAACTAA
- a CDS encoding RNA ligase: MRVDWRRNNTLTHFFYSCPSCELESQIEVEDFLEKKIQEILGIKSEKLEESIKKGNTKFFISMGIPTLLFKKETGELESGTVIYLADEIEVIRGFPKIRRTLLLGPSLKNHFHDLIAVEEKMNGYNVRIASISCSDICQDISKNPESSSKGFDEVNGDIKHEKIVALTRGGYICPFTTKKAQELMDLDDFFADNPELVICGEMVGTDNPYVSQYYPEIGKLAFRVFDIRHKLSNEPLSIDAKRKLLKQYNLPVVRLFGVFSADDAHEKILEIIKEIGLEHREGVVMKHPSMEIPPLKYTSSQAHDREIKYAFNFPFDFGRAFFFSRVVREGFQAYEMEDSPEELQKRAQRLGESIIYPMMDIIKQINDGEPAVEDTTINVDSKKEAEEFVRHLHDLGVSAMLIDYKDGNAVIRRMYNATNDKIKNYLNGGLY; encoded by the coding sequence ATGAGGGTTGATTGGAGGAGAAACAATACCCTCACCCATTTTTTTTATTCTTGTCCATCTTGTGAGCTGGAATCTCAAATCGAGGTTGAAGATTTTCTGGAGAAAAAAATTCAAGAAATACTTGGAATTAAATCAGAAAAGCTGGAAGAATCTATTAAAAAAGGAAACACGAAATTTTTCATTTCCATGGGCATTCCTACACTTCTTTTTAAAAAAGAAACTGGTGAACTAGAATCTGGGACGGTTATTTATCTCGCAGATGAAATTGAAGTAATTAGAGGATTTCCTAAAATTAGAAGAACTCTTCTTTTGGGGCCTTCCCTTAAAAATCATTTTCATGATTTAATTGCCGTGGAAGAGAAAATGAATGGCTACAATGTTCGCATTGCCAGTATAAGTTGCAGTGATATATGTCAAGATATTTCTAAAAATCCAGAAAGTAGCTCAAAAGGATTTGATGAAGTTAATGGAGACATTAAACACGAAAAAATTGTGGCCCTCACTCGTGGAGGATATATATGTCCTTTTACCACTAAAAAGGCCCAGGAACTAATGGACTTGGATGATTTTTTTGCAGATAATCCAGAACTAGTAATATGTGGTGAAATGGTGGGTACCGACAACCCTTATGTTTCACAGTATTATCCTGAAATTGGTAAACTGGCCTTTAGAGTTTTCGACATCCGTCATAAGCTATCCAATGAACCATTATCTATTGATGCCAAGAGAAAACTCTTAAAACAATATAATTTACCTGTTGTTCGTTTATTTGGTGTATTCTCAGCAGATGATGCTCACGAGAAGATATTAGAAATAATTAAAGAAATAGGGCTGGAACATAGGGAGGGCGTAGTAATGAAGCACCCTTCTATGGAAATACCACCTTTAAAATACACATCCTCTCAGGCCCATGATAGAGAAATTAAATATGCATTTAATTTTCCATTTGACTTCGGAAGGGCCTTTTTTTTCAGTAGAGTTGTAAGAGAAGGCTTTCAAGCCTACGAAATGGAAGATTCTCCAGAAGAACTCCAAAAAAGAGCTCAAAGATTGGGTGAATCTATTATTTATCCTATGATGGACATAATTAAACAAATAAATGATGGAGAACCTGCTGTGGAAGATACTACTATCAATGTGGATAGTAAAAAAGAGGCCGAGGAATTTGTAAGGCATCTGCATGATCTGGGAGTTTCTGCCATGTTAATAGACTATAAGGATGGAAATGCAGTTATTCGAAGAATGTATAATGCAACCAATGATAAAATAAAAAATTATCTTAATGGTGGCCTTTACTAA
- a CDS encoding prephenate dehydratase yields the protein MSPQNTLKNSNSNNNSLNKSTAENKPDKVIAFFGPAGTFTEEAASRLKGELVAFDSIIEVLEAVKTDMAKKGVVPIENSIEGPVGVTLDLLAQDYDLTIEKEIILPISHNLMVNKGVKLDEIDSVYSHAQPLAQCRIFLEKLGIITHSTSSTAAAAKFIKGKKNAAAIGNYRAADLYDLDIIKSDIQDFENNRTRFIVLGKNKSKPTGDDKTSIVFSLYEDRPGGLYEILGYFAGKKINLTKIESRPSKKGLGKYFFFIDFEGHRDDLIVKDILDTINNNAPFLKLLGSYSHEN from the coding sequence ATGTCACCTCAAAACACTTTAAAAAACTCTAATTCTAATAATAATTCTCTAAACAAGAGCACCGCTGAAAATAAACCAGACAAGGTCATTGCCTTTTTTGGACCGGCAGGAACATTCACTGAAGAAGCAGCTTCCAGATTAAAAGGGGAATTAGTAGCATTTGATTCTATTATAGAAGTTTTAGAAGCTGTAAAAACAGACATGGCAAAAAAAGGTGTGGTGCCCATTGAAAACTCAATTGAAGGACCAGTAGGAGTAACTTTGGATCTTCTGGCTCAAGATTACGATTTAACCATTGAAAAAGAAATAATTCTACCTATAAGTCACAATTTAATGGTTAATAAAGGGGTTAAACTGGATGAGATTGATTCGGTCTATTCTCATGCCCAACCACTGGCCCAATGCAGGATATTTTTAGAAAAACTAGGCATAATTACTCATTCCACTTCCAGCACAGCGGCGGCGGCCAAATTTATTAAGGGTAAGAAAAATGCAGCGGCCATTGGAAATTATAGGGCTGCGGACTTATATGATCTGGACATCATAAAATCAGATATTCAGGACTTTGAGAACAACCGGACCCGATTCATAGTTTTGGGGAAAAATAAATCGAAGCCTACTGGAGATGACAAAACTTCTATTGTGTTTTCCCTGTATGAAGATCGGCCTGGGGGCCTATATGAGATTTTAGGCTATTTTGCAGGGAAGAAGATTAACTTAACTAAAATTGAGTCCCGTCCATCTAAAAAGGGCTTGGGAAAGTACTTTTTTTTCATAGACTTTGAAGGCCACCGTGATGATTTGATAGTTAAAGATATTCTAGATACTATTAATAATAATGCTCCTTTTTTAAAGCTATTGGGCTCATATTCTCATGAAAATTAA